In Sphingobacterium sp. R2, the genomic stretch AAAAACTTTGACTACGCAGACTTTGATTGGGTTGGATACGATAAAACAGTAGCATACAATGAATGGCACATTGGTAGTTTTTACAGTACATTGATTGCACAATTCAGTTCATCTGCTGAATTAAAGGATAAGAAAAGGATGCAGGAAATTTATTTCAATTCTATTTTACACGAACCAAAGTATTTTAAATTCACGGAATCAAAAGATGAATTACAAGCATTCTATGACAAATCCAAATAAATTACTATTCTGGCAAGCAATCCACTGTGAAAACTATTTGAGTGGTGAAATAGCCTAACATAATGGAAAACGAGAAGTTGTTGATTCTACAGCTTTTATTCTGTTGAATGCTTAACAATTCCTTTTTCAATGTGCGATAAGTATAATGAGTAAATTTAACAAATAACTGTTGCGAGTTTTTAAATGGGATATTTTATATGAAAAATTCTATATTAAAAAAACAAATCAGCTGCAGTAACCCCCATTCAATACATTTGCAGATAAATTCACCTACGCTTTTTGTTCCCGTTTTCCGAAATAGATTTTTACGATGTGTCCTTACGGTATCTGGCGAGATAAAAAGCTTTTCAGCAATCTGCGGGCTTGAGTTCCCTTTGGCAACCAAGGATACGATTTCCATCTCACGCTTGGAAAGTTTAGGGATCTCAAATTGTGGAAGCTGTTTGGATAAGTCGATCTGACAATAATCATCGCGCGAACCAATACCGGTAACGAGCACAATTTTATTATTACTTTGGGTAATGTGTTGTACATCAGTATGAATGTTAAGTGCAGACGTTAAACGTCCTAGATCATCCTTAGCAAGATGTATAGCTTGGTGATGAAACAAGTGATAATCGCCCTT encodes the following:
- a CDS encoding LuxR C-terminal-related transcriptional regulator, translating into MEPKKHHHLLADLWESYPDALSNNFQSEKPYGIVNHLSDILAVGPYYHYVINLADYSLSQVSENITSIHGLATQPTTIREVIDQIHPEDLEFVLKAEEATLVKMKEIGFEHQLFLKTSYCFRMRVAKGDYHLFHHQAIHLAKDDLGRLTSALNIHTDVQHITQSNNKIVLVTGIGSRDDYCQIDLSKQLPQFEIPKLSKREMEIVSLVAKGNSSPQIAEKLFISPDTVRTHRKNLFRKTGTKSVGEFICKCIEWGLLQLICFFNIEFFI